From Leifsonia sp. fls2-241-R2A-40a, one genomic window encodes:
- a CDS encoding BadF/BadG/BcrA/BcrD ATPase family protein — MIVGIDIGGTKTHVCVEDDAGAALLDLSVKTADWQHGGHLHSEDNVRGLLALLDAVPDADAAPLVVGAHGLDSEGQTLAFSETLSQLHDGPALAVNDVELVGPAAGFDEAIAVIAGTGSKVVGRRIDGMLVSAGGYGYILNDPGSAPALVRDAVRTLFEAVDEDEPRDALADLLFAHFGVDEIVGLSNALTVRPRVTAWGAAAPLVFAAADAGSARAARVVENAADELAHSVELVHRRGAAGADVVCAGGVISHQPRLFEALGERLRARGLAHSIHLLDVPPVRGALALARRLTEAATAVPFAPTNTRRKS; from the coding sequence GTGATCGTCGGAATCGACATCGGCGGGACCAAGACGCACGTGTGCGTCGAGGACGACGCCGGCGCCGCGCTCCTCGACCTCTCGGTGAAGACGGCCGACTGGCAGCACGGCGGACACCTCCACTCGGAGGACAACGTGCGCGGGCTGCTCGCCCTCCTCGACGCGGTGCCCGATGCGGATGCCGCCCCGCTCGTCGTCGGCGCCCACGGCCTCGACAGCGAGGGACAGACCCTCGCCTTCTCGGAGACTCTCTCGCAGCTCCACGACGGCCCTGCCCTCGCCGTCAACGACGTCGAACTGGTCGGCCCCGCCGCCGGGTTCGACGAGGCGATCGCGGTCATCGCCGGCACCGGCAGCAAGGTGGTCGGCCGCCGGATCGACGGGATGCTGGTCAGCGCCGGCGGCTACGGCTACATCCTCAACGACCCGGGAAGCGCTCCCGCCCTGGTGCGCGACGCAGTGCGGACCCTGTTCGAAGCGGTGGACGAGGACGAGCCGCGCGATGCCCTCGCCGACCTGCTGTTCGCCCACTTCGGTGTGGATGAGATCGTCGGCCTCTCGAACGCCCTGACCGTCCGGCCGCGCGTCACCGCGTGGGGCGCAGCCGCTCCCCTGGTCTTCGCGGCCGCCGACGCCGGGAGCGCCCGCGCCGCCCGCGTCGTCGAGAACGCCGCCGACGAACTCGCCCACAGCGTCGAGCTCGTGCACCGCCGCGGCGCGGCAGGCGCCGACGTGGTCTGCGCCGGCGGCGTGATCAGCCACCAGCCACGACTGTTCGAGGCCCTCGGCGAGCGCCTGCGCGCCCGCGGGCTCGCCCACTCCATCCACCTGCTGGATGTCCCCCCGGTGCGCGGCGCCCTCGCGCTCGCCCGGCGGCTCACGGAGGCGGCCACCGCTGTCCCCTTCGCACCAACAAACACACGGAGGAAGTCATGA
- a CDS encoding ROK family transcriptional regulator: MAKRTRATATTSTLARVNQTAIIEALRDSGALSRQQLGVKTGLSPATINRLTASLIEDGLVVAAGQEPSTGGRPSVLLRYAGSSRLVAAIQLRAETVTGILVDFDGKIVFRRSVELGPRPVDDAEVAQRAPDQDRQLRKVFRLFDDLIATADSMGTPCLAVGIAVPGVVQQPEGVVGTMPEFGWTGVPFGTLLRERTPLPVVVENDANALAYGELHTGAGRGLSSLVALFLENGLGAGIVANGELHRGARAEAGEIGYLLMERSSLERSYDARGDLEDRIGSLALTQRARERGIPLPPSGALTAEDVFELARDGNADAKEMADEILDMVAIAVAALVIVLDPELVVVGSSFVGSSDTVIPGIQERLRGRIIRVPRIEPATHREDAVLLGAAELAAAEVNGFAYLAF, encoded by the coding sequence GTGGCGAAGAGGACGCGCGCAACGGCGACCACGAGCACCCTCGCACGCGTCAACCAGACGGCCATCATCGAGGCGCTGCGCGACTCTGGAGCACTCTCCCGCCAGCAGCTCGGCGTGAAGACCGGGCTGAGCCCGGCGACGATCAACCGGCTCACCGCCTCCCTCATCGAGGACGGCCTCGTCGTCGCCGCAGGCCAGGAGCCGTCGACCGGCGGCCGGCCGTCGGTGCTGCTGCGCTACGCCGGGAGCTCGCGGCTGGTCGCGGCGATCCAGCTCCGCGCCGAGACGGTGACCGGCATCCTGGTCGACTTCGACGGCAAGATCGTCTTCCGGCGTTCCGTCGAACTGGGCCCGCGCCCGGTCGACGACGCCGAGGTGGCGCAGCGCGCGCCGGACCAGGACCGGCAGCTGCGCAAGGTGTTCCGGCTGTTCGACGATCTCATCGCCACCGCCGACTCGATGGGCACCCCGTGCCTCGCGGTCGGCATCGCGGTGCCCGGCGTCGTGCAGCAGCCGGAGGGCGTCGTCGGCACGATGCCCGAGTTCGGCTGGACGGGCGTGCCGTTCGGGACGCTGCTGCGCGAGCGCACGCCCCTCCCGGTGGTCGTCGAGAACGACGCGAACGCGCTCGCCTACGGGGAGCTCCATACCGGGGCCGGGCGCGGATTGTCCAGCCTGGTGGCACTGTTCCTCGAGAACGGACTCGGCGCGGGGATCGTCGCGAACGGCGAACTGCACCGCGGCGCCCGCGCCGAAGCGGGCGAGATCGGGTACCTGCTGATGGAGCGGTCGTCGCTCGAGCGGTCGTACGACGCCCGAGGCGACCTGGAGGACCGCATCGGCTCGCTCGCGCTGACCCAGCGGGCGCGCGAGCGGGGGATCCCGCTCCCGCCGAGCGGCGCACTGACCGCCGAGGACGTGTTCGAGCTGGCTCGCGACGGCAATGCCGACGCTAAGGAGATGGCCGACGAGATCCTCGACATGGTCGCCATCGCGGTCGCGGCGCTGGTGATCGTGCTCGACCCCGAGCTGGTCGTCGTGGGAAGCAGCTTCGTCGGCAGCTCGGACACGGTGATCCCGGGCATCCAGGAGCGGCTGCGCGGGCGCATCATCCGCGTCCCCCGTATCGAGCCGGCGACCCACCGCGAGGATGCGGTGCTGCTCGGCGCGGCGGAGCTGGCCGCCGCCGAGGTCAACGGCTTCGCCTACCTCGCGTTCTGA
- a CDS encoding TMEM175 family protein, with protein sequence MSKGRLEAFSDGVLAVAITLLVLDLHVDPGAREGLLAQLLAAWPSFVAYIVSFLVIGVIWVNHHAIVRFVEVVDRPLLFWNLILLLFVTALPFTTATLAGALADGSASDVRVAAVLYGCTTTGFAVAFTFLYGRITKSQVTEGRMDAATRRRAIRRFGVGTVLYPVTTVIGLVSAPAMLAALAALSFYYLFNQTGASEREPRIPT encoded by the coding sequence ATGTCGAAGGGTCGCCTGGAAGCCTTCAGCGACGGCGTGCTCGCCGTCGCGATCACTCTGCTCGTACTCGACCTGCATGTCGATCCGGGAGCGCGTGAGGGGCTGCTGGCGCAGTTGCTCGCGGCCTGGCCGTCCTTCGTCGCCTACATCGTCAGCTTCCTGGTGATCGGCGTGATCTGGGTCAACCATCACGCCATCGTCCGGTTCGTCGAGGTCGTCGACCGCCCGCTGCTGTTCTGGAACCTCATCCTGCTCCTGTTCGTCACGGCGCTGCCGTTCACGACGGCCACCCTCGCGGGCGCCCTGGCCGATGGCAGCGCATCCGACGTCCGCGTCGCCGCGGTGCTGTACGGCTGCACCACGACGGGCTTCGCCGTGGCGTTCACGTTCCTGTACGGCCGCATCACGAAGTCGCAGGTGACGGAGGGTCGGATGGATGCGGCCACGCGCAGGCGGGCGATCCGCCGGTTCGGTGTCGGCACCGTGCTCTACCCGGTCACAACCGTGATCGGCCTGGTGAGCGCGCCCGCGATGCTGGCGGCGCTCGCCGCGCTGAGCTTCTACTACCTGTTCAACCAGACGGGTGCGTCCGAGCGCGAGCCACGCATCCCGACCTAG
- a CDS encoding FUSC family protein — protein sequence MRVLTWLGRHDPGYSALRRAGRAAIAVPLLFLLGSRVLGNPEIALFGAFGAFAMLLFVDFGGPVRERIQAQVALALAGAVLICLGTLASTQLWLSAVAMAVVAFGVLFAGSVSSVIASSGTSLLLAFVLPVTLSGTAASIGPRLLGWGIAAAVSVLAVSLLWPAPVREPLRGPAMEACRALAARLRADGVVPAPGPDVAVPGGDSSVAALQRTFLAAPYRPTGLSAPARTVVRLVDELTWLDAVIAQFARHGRDPDAGLPADAAAWRMRTAAAEVLDEGAVLLGQHGGDPTALEAALARLADERSRVEVATLAPAPMPPGTGGIQAAEEFAAALGPGFRAQELAYAVATVAGNIALTARAERRTWWQRMLGRQPGGLSGPLAAATERATGFVGPNSVWLRNSIRGAIGLGLAVLLAKLTGVEHSFWVVLGTMSVLRSSALSTGQTALRGVIGTVVGVIVGAAALFVIGANPVVLWLVLPPAILIAGIAPAAISFAAGQAAFTIVLVLLFNVIAPTGWTVGLIRIEDIALGCAVSLVVGVLFWPRGASASLRSAVGDAYLASMEYLRAAVAYGMTRCDRTAPHRSEPRQQSLEAAAASRRLDDAFRTYLTERGTKQRPLAEVSALATGVAGVRLAADAIVELWRGQPAGDGDRSAARDALDARLGRLEGWYRSLSDALTARDPLPVPDHADPSAESALAAAVLGEAADPSGATATAVRIIWTADYLEVVRRLERAIVAPGAPPGA from the coding sequence GTGCGGGTTCTGACGTGGCTGGGCCGGCACGACCCGGGGTACAGCGCGCTGCGCCGGGCCGGGCGTGCCGCGATCGCCGTGCCGCTCCTGTTCCTCCTCGGCAGCCGGGTGCTCGGGAATCCGGAGATCGCCCTCTTCGGGGCGTTCGGCGCCTTCGCGATGCTGCTGTTCGTCGACTTCGGCGGTCCCGTGCGCGAGCGCATCCAGGCCCAGGTCGCGCTGGCGCTGGCCGGGGCGGTCCTCATCTGCCTGGGCACGCTGGCCTCGACGCAGCTCTGGCTGTCGGCGGTGGCGATGGCCGTGGTGGCGTTCGGCGTGCTGTTCGCGGGCTCCGTGAGCTCGGTGATCGCGTCGTCCGGCACGTCGCTGCTGCTGGCCTTCGTCCTTCCGGTGACGCTCTCCGGAACCGCCGCCTCGATCGGGCCGCGGCTGCTCGGCTGGGGTATCGCCGCCGCGGTGAGCGTCCTCGCCGTCTCCCTGTTGTGGCCGGCGCCGGTGCGCGAGCCGTTGCGCGGCCCGGCGATGGAGGCGTGCCGGGCACTCGCTGCGCGGTTGCGCGCCGACGGCGTCGTGCCCGCGCCCGGGCCGGACGTCGCCGTTCCCGGGGGCGACTCATCGGTCGCCGCGCTGCAGCGGACCTTCCTCGCCGCGCCCTACCGGCCGACCGGCCTGAGCGCGCCCGCCCGCACCGTCGTCCGGCTGGTCGACGAGCTGACCTGGCTGGATGCGGTGATCGCCCAGTTCGCCCGCCACGGCCGCGACCCCGACGCCGGACTGCCGGCCGATGCCGCCGCCTGGCGCATGCGGACCGCTGCGGCGGAGGTGCTCGACGAGGGCGCTGTCCTCCTCGGTCAGCACGGCGGCGACCCGACGGCTCTGGAGGCAGCGCTCGCGCGCCTCGCCGACGAGCGCAGCCGGGTCGAGGTCGCCACGCTCGCGCCCGCCCCGATGCCGCCGGGCACGGGCGGCATCCAGGCTGCGGAGGAGTTCGCCGCGGCGCTGGGCCCCGGCTTCCGGGCCCAGGAGCTCGCCTACGCCGTCGCGACCGTCGCCGGGAACATCGCCCTCACCGCGCGCGCCGAGCGCCGGACGTGGTGGCAGCGGATGCTCGGCCGCCAGCCGGGCGGCCTCAGCGGTCCGCTCGCCGCGGCGACGGAGCGCGCCACCGGCTTCGTCGGCCCGAATTCGGTGTGGCTGCGCAACAGCATCCGTGGGGCGATCGGCCTCGGACTCGCGGTGCTGCTCGCGAAGCTCACCGGCGTCGAGCACTCGTTCTGGGTCGTCCTCGGCACCATGTCGGTGCTCCGCTCGAGTGCGCTCAGCACGGGGCAGACCGCTCTGCGCGGGGTCATCGGCACCGTGGTCGGAGTGATCGTCGGGGCCGCGGCGCTGTTCGTGATCGGGGCGAATCCGGTCGTGCTCTGGCTGGTGCTCCCTCCGGCGATCCTCATCGCGGGGATCGCGCCCGCTGCGATCTCGTTCGCGGCCGGTCAGGCGGCCTTCACGATCGTGCTCGTCCTGCTTTTCAACGTGATCGCGCCCACCGGCTGGACCGTCGGTCTCATCCGGATCGAGGACATCGCGCTCGGCTGTGCGGTGAGCCTGGTCGTCGGCGTCCTGTTCTGGCCCCGCGGGGCCTCCGCGTCGCTCCGGTCCGCCGTGGGCGACGCCTACCTGGCGAGCATGGAGTACCTGCGTGCGGCCGTCGCCTACGGGATGACGCGCTGCGACCGGACGGCGCCGCACCGCTCCGAGCCGAGGCAGCAGTCCCTGGAGGCCGCCGCCGCCTCCCGCCGGCTCGACGACGCCTTCCGCACCTACCTGACCGAGCGCGGCACGAAGCAGCGCCCGCTCGCCGAGGTCTCGGCGCTGGCGACCGGCGTGGCGGGGGTGCGTCTGGCCGCCGATGCCATCGTCGAGCTGTGGCGCGGGCAGCCGGCGGGGGACGGCGACCGGAGTGCGGCGCGTGACGCGCTGGATGCGCGGCTGGGTCGTCTCGAGGGCTGGTACCGCTCGCTTTCCGACGCCCTGACCGCGCGCGACCCTCTCCCCGTCCCCGACCATGCCGACCCATCGGCGGAGAGCGCCCTCGCTGCCGCGGTGCTCGGCGAGGCGGCCGACCCGAGCGGTGCGACGGCCACCGCGGTACGCATCATCTGGACCGCGGACTACCTGGAGGTCGTCCGCCGGCTCGAGCGGGCCATTGTCGCTCCGGGCGCCCCACCCGGCGCCTGA
- a CDS encoding cell wall-binding repeat-containing protein, whose protein sequence is MSRNSSIFGRLAAAVAAAAAVVLAGLGAAPAGAVPGTTPTLAVIGSVTAPNGGDTFATVPNMAVDAAHHALYALEEGGSHSSLAVIDSATRTVTSSVALPHIPNGVSIDAARGFVYVTVSDINAGTSALWVISSSTKAHVATIPLGVFQVVGASGNAGIAVDPSTGSVYVPGGLLQGGTSVPSLQVLTAAQISTAVGGTTVTPTVISLPSTTQGARAVAVDSAAGIVYAVGEGLSGSSLYAISAASNAVTATIPLSGLPNNLTVDSASGTVYVSQRTPAGYALAAVPRGAAAATATIALPAGGESLEVDPNLGTLFVAISQPFEGGTVNELLAISTASRAIVASSPLPTPAGLALDTTTGTAFVSGAMAGNTTIAALRLFGVARVAGGDRYATSVAVSQRAFPGTAPVVYIASGANYPDALAAGPAAAKRGGPLLLSAPYALPGDVAAEVKRLTPATIVVVGGPASVSDDVLAQLRAIAPGATIARAAGDDRFATSRTVVAGAFTTAGTVYLASGSNFPDALAAGGAAGAQGAPILLVDGAASSVDAATASLLSTLKAKNVELVGGTAAVSAGIATSLTHAGYTVARLAGSDRYATAQAVNEHAYTHASTAVLATGFGFPDALSATTWAATTSSPLYLAPGSCVPRGVLADLGRLRIGTVTLIGGPAVLTASTAALTPCVG, encoded by the coding sequence ATGTCACGTAATAGCAGCATTTTCGGGCGGCTTGCCGCCGCAGTCGCGGCCGCCGCAGCGGTCGTCCTGGCCGGACTCGGCGCGGCTCCGGCCGGCGCGGTTCCGGGCACGACGCCCACGCTCGCGGTCATCGGTTCCGTCACAGCCCCGAACGGCGGGGACACGTTCGCGACCGTGCCGAACATGGCGGTGGATGCTGCGCATCACGCGCTGTACGCGCTCGAGGAGGGCGGCAGCCACAGCAGCCTGGCGGTGATCGATTCGGCGACGCGCACGGTGACGAGCAGCGTCGCGCTGCCGCACATCCCGAACGGCGTCTCGATCGACGCCGCCCGCGGCTTCGTGTACGTCACCGTCAGCGACATCAACGCAGGTACGTCGGCTCTGTGGGTGATCAGCAGCAGCACGAAGGCCCACGTCGCCACGATCCCGCTGGGCGTCTTCCAGGTCGTCGGCGCCAGCGGCAACGCCGGGATCGCCGTCGACCCATCGACCGGATCCGTCTACGTCCCCGGGGGTCTTCTCCAGGGCGGCACGAGCGTTCCGTCCCTCCAGGTCCTGACCGCGGCCCAGATCTCGACCGCCGTGGGAGGGACGACCGTCACGCCCACCGTCATCTCGCTGCCGTCTACGACGCAGGGGGCGAGAGCGGTCGCCGTCGATTCGGCCGCCGGCATCGTCTATGCCGTGGGCGAGGGTCTGTCGGGCTCATCGCTGTACGCGATCAGCGCCGCCTCGAACGCGGTGACCGCGACCATCCCGCTCAGTGGGCTCCCGAACAATCTGACCGTCGACTCCGCGTCGGGCACGGTCTACGTCTCGCAGCGGACACCCGCCGGGTATGCACTGGCCGCGGTGCCGCGCGGCGCCGCTGCGGCGACCGCGACCATCGCCCTCCCCGCCGGAGGAGAGTCGCTCGAGGTCGACCCGAACCTCGGCACGCTCTTCGTCGCCATCTCGCAGCCGTTCGAGGGGGGCACGGTCAACGAGCTGCTCGCGATCAGCACCGCCTCCCGTGCGATCGTCGCGAGCAGCCCGCTCCCCACTCCCGCTGGTCTGGCGCTGGACACGACGACCGGAACGGCATTCGTCTCGGGAGCCATGGCCGGCAATACGACCATCGCGGCGCTCCGTCTGTTCGGAGTGGCCCGCGTCGCCGGCGGCGATCGCTACGCGACGTCCGTCGCGGTCTCGCAGCGCGCGTTTCCCGGCACCGCGCCCGTGGTCTACATCGCCTCCGGAGCCAACTACCCGGACGCCCTCGCGGCCGGTCCTGCCGCTGCGAAGCGCGGGGGTCCGCTGCTGCTGTCCGCCCCGTACGCCCTTCCCGGCGACGTCGCCGCCGAGGTGAAGCGCCTCACGCCCGCGACGATCGTGGTCGTCGGCGGCCCCGCATCCGTCTCGGATGACGTGCTCGCCCAGCTGCGTGCGATCGCCCCGGGAGCGACCATCGCGCGTGCGGCCGGGGACGACCGGTTCGCCACCTCGCGCACGGTGGTCGCGGGCGCCTTCACGACCGCGGGCACGGTGTACCTCGCGTCCGGCTCGAACTTCCCGGACGCGCTCGCCGCCGGCGGGGCCGCGGGCGCGCAGGGCGCGCCGATCCTCCTGGTCGACGGTGCGGCGAGCAGTGTCGATGCGGCGACGGCGTCCCTCCTGTCGACGCTGAAGGCGAAGAACGTCGAGCTGGTCGGCGGCACCGCGGCGGTGTCGGCGGGGATCGCCACGTCGCTCACCCATGCCGGTTACACGGTCGCCCGGCTCGCGGGCTCCGACCGGTACGCGACGGCGCAGGCCGTCAACGAGCACGCGTACACCCACGCCTCGACCGCCGTCCTGGCCACCGGGTTCGGATTCCCGGACGCCCTGTCGGCGACGACCTGGGCGGCCACCACCTCCTCGCCGCTCTACCTCGCGCCGGGCTCGTGCGTTCCGCGCGGAGTCCTCGCCGACCTAGGTCGGCTGAGGATCGGCACCGTGACCCTGATCGGCGGACCGGCGGTGCTCACCGCATCCACCGCGGCACTCACCCCCTGCGTCGGGTGA
- a CDS encoding extracellular solute-binding protein, which translates to MRTTSRGRRRALATVGLAATAALALSACSVTGAGTSSGGQGDGTGTINALFMKQAGYSESNINDMIAAFEKKNPKITVKPTFVAYEALHDKIVTSAPAGTYDVVLSDVIWPAEFASKGIITDVTNRFPSSWKSDMLGGALSSAEYKGKYYGVPWGPSTKLFFYNKDMLAKVGAGPDDVKTWDGVLAVAKKLKDAGVVQYPLAWSWAQAEALICDYAVMLGAYGGQFTDSSGKLDINKGAGVQALEFMKKSIDDGLTDPASTTFLEDDTDKSMAAGKTAMELNWESTFRDQNDPSISKVVGQVAVTSPPAGPSGDNPGVNGSMALSIGAKSKHQSAAWKFIEYVTSEAVQDQYTKSSMTNWKASYTKPEITKSNPEVFAAAGKAYDSMILRPPVANYNTVSQALQVEIQNALLGKKSPQQALDDAVKAANESQG; encoded by the coding sequence ATGAGAACCACATCCAGGGGGCGCCGCCGCGCCCTCGCGACCGTCGGGCTCGCGGCGACCGCGGCCCTCGCGCTGAGCGCCTGCAGCGTCACCGGGGCCGGCACCTCGTCGGGCGGGCAGGGCGACGGGACGGGCACGATCAACGCCCTGTTCATGAAGCAGGCCGGCTACTCGGAGTCGAACATCAACGACATGATCGCGGCCTTCGAGAAGAAGAACCCGAAGATCACCGTCAAGCCGACCTTCGTCGCCTACGAGGCACTGCACGACAAGATCGTCACCTCGGCGCCCGCGGGCACCTACGACGTCGTGCTGTCGGACGTGATCTGGCCGGCCGAGTTCGCATCCAAGGGCATCATCACCGACGTGACCAACCGGTTCCCGTCCAGCTGGAAGTCGGACATGCTCGGCGGCGCCCTCTCCAGCGCCGAGTACAAGGGCAAGTACTACGGCGTGCCGTGGGGCCCCTCCACCAAGCTGTTCTTCTACAACAAGGACATGCTCGCCAAGGTGGGCGCCGGTCCCGACGACGTCAAGACGTGGGATGGCGTGCTCGCCGTGGCCAAGAAGCTCAAGGACGCGGGAGTGGTGCAGTACCCGCTCGCCTGGAGCTGGGCGCAGGCCGAGGCGCTGATCTGCGACTACGCGGTCATGCTCGGGGCGTACGGCGGTCAGTTCACCGACTCCAGCGGGAAGCTCGACATCAACAAGGGCGCGGGCGTGCAGGCGCTCGAGTTCATGAAGAAGTCGATCGACGACGGACTCACCGACCCGGCATCGACCACCTTCCTGGAGGACGACACCGACAAGTCCATGGCCGCGGGCAAGACGGCGATGGAGCTGAACTGGGAGTCGACCTTCCGCGACCAGAACGACCCGTCGATCTCGAAGGTCGTCGGCCAGGTCGCCGTCACCTCCCCGCCGGCAGGTCCCAGCGGAGACAACCCCGGCGTGAACGGCTCGATGGCCCTCTCGATCGGTGCGAAGTCGAAGCACCAGTCCGCCGCATGGAAGTTCATCGAGTACGTGACCAGTGAGGCCGTGCAGGACCAGTACACGAAGTCGTCGATGACGAACTGGAAGGCCAGCTACACCAAGCCCGAGATCACCAAGTCGAACCCGGAGGTCTTCGCGGCCGCCGGCAAGGCGTACGACTCGATGATCCTGCGCCCGCCGGTGGCGAACTACAACACGGTGTCGCAGGCGCTCCAGGTCGAGATCCAGAACGCGCTGCTCGGCAAGAAGAGCCCGCAGCAGGCGCTCGACGACGCGGTCAAGGCCGCGAACGAGTCCCAGGGATGA